GCCGCTGTCCGCGCTGCTCGCCCTGGCGGTGGTGCCCGCCCTGGTGGCCCCGGTGAAGGCACTGCTGGACCGGCCCGCGCCGCCCGGCCCGCTCGCCGGCACCGACGGCTTCTACCCGTCCGGCCACACCGCGACCGCCACGGTGGCGTACGGGGCGGCCGCCATGCTGCTCCTGGCGGCGCACCGGGCACGGGCCGCCGACCCCTCCGGACGGCGGGGCCACCGACCGTCCCGCCGGGGACCGGTGGTGGCGGGCGTGACGGTCACCCTCCTCAGCACGGGCGTGGGCACCGGCCTGGTGGTCCGCGGCTACCACTGGCCGCTCGACGTGGCCGGCAGCTGGTGCCTGTCCGCGGCGCTGCTCACCGTGCTGTCCCTGACGATGCGACGGTGGCTCGTCCCCCGCGGCTGAACGACACCCGGCCGGGCGGCGCTGCGGCCCCTCCCCGCCCGGCC
This region of Streptomyces pactum genomic DNA includes:
- a CDS encoding phosphatase PAP2 family protein, yielding MTWQVAVDGPLRGMDERAGRAAGGRLLPGAFAEFLADLGGTAVALPVLGAAAAYTARRLRRVTPRWWLPPLSALLALAVVPALVAPVKALLDRPAPPGPLAGTDGFYPSGHTATATVAYGAAAMLLLAAHRARAADPSGRRGHRPSRRGPVVAGVTVTLLSTGVGTGLVVRGYHWPLDVAGSWCLSAALLTVLSLTMRRWLVPRG